One Candidatus Marinimicrobia bacterium CG08_land_8_20_14_0_20_45_22 genomic window carries:
- a CDS encoding GNAT family N-acetyltransferase, producing the protein MSIFVKPFEKKYTEPWENLVEESVNGTIFHTRKFLSYHPAGRFTDESLMFAKGDDIFALFPAVRGNWNDVDTLWSHRGASYGGFVHHEGLGISTAFELVESLVHHAKKEGVRRIVITLPPVIYNRRLSNYLDFAMIKCGFTYLKREVSSVVYLENDIEKNVAKFKQTNRTAFRRAMKLGVEVRESDDFATFYEILKKNLKIRHGVQPTHTLEELILLKKLFPDKIFLYAAYAGDEMVAGVVMFDCNLDVSLAFYISHNEARQEFRGVNILFYHIINRCIQKGFRWLDFGIFTVNMDPNFGLAHFKEGFGSSGILRDSLILNL; encoded by the coding sequence ATGTCGATATTTGTCAAACCTTTTGAAAAGAAATATACCGAGCCATGGGAAAATCTTGTCGAAGAGAGCGTCAACGGCACGATTTTCCACACTCGGAAATTCCTGTCTTATCATCCGGCCGGACGATTTACCGACGAGTCGCTGATGTTCGCAAAAGGCGACGATATTTTCGCGCTCTTTCCCGCGGTTCGCGGCAATTGGAACGATGTCGATACGCTTTGGTCTCACCGCGGCGCCAGTTATGGCGGTTTCGTGCATCATGAAGGACTGGGAATTTCTACTGCGTTCGAATTGGTCGAATCACTCGTTCATCATGCAAAAAAAGAAGGCGTGCGGCGGATCGTCATTACTCTTCCGCCGGTGATTTACAATCGTCGGCTTTCCAACTATCTCGATTTCGCAATGATAAAATGCGGGTTTACATATCTGAAACGCGAAGTCTCCAGCGTCGTCTATCTGGAAAATGACATCGAGAAAAATGTCGCCAAGTTTAAGCAGACCAACCGCACGGCTTTCCGCAGAGCTATGAAACTCGGCGTCGAAGTCCGTGAGTCTGATGACTTCGCAACCTTTTACGAAATCCTGAAGAAAAATTTGAAGATCAGGCACGGTGTTCAGCCGACGCATACGCTGGAAGAACTTATTCTGCTAAAAAAACTCTTCCCTGACAAAATTTTCCTCTATGCGGCTTACGCCGGAGATGAGATGGTAGCGGGCGTCGTGATGTTCGATTGCAATCTGGATGTGTCGCTCGCTTTCTACATTAGTCACAACGAAGCGCGGCAGGAGTTTCGCGGCGTGAATATCCTGTTTTACCACATCATCAACCGATGTATTCAGAAAGGATTCCGCTGGCTGGATTTCGGGATTTTCACCGTCAACATGGATCCAAACTTCGGGCTAGCGCACTTCAAGGAAGGATTCGGCAGTAGCGGCATTCTCCGCGATTCTTTAATCCTAAATTTATAA
- a CDS encoding phosphopyruvate hydratase, which yields MSAIVELHAREILDSRGNPTIEVEVLTESGYYGKAAVPSGASTGEFEAVELRDGDKDRYMGKGTLKAVQNVNEIIAPEVVGMDVLEQVEVDSTMIEIDGTPNKAKLGANATLGVSLAVARAAADYVGLPFYKYIGGVNARVLPVPQMNILNGGKHADNNVDLQEFMIFPAGATSFAEALRMGVETFHQLKGVLKKKGMNTSVGDEGGFAPNLRSNVEAIEIILEAAEKTGYKVGEQLFIALDPASSSFYNTETRKYELKSENRDLSSEEMVAYYKNIIMKYPVVSIEDGMAEEDWEGWKLMVKEMGDKIQIVGDDLIVTNVERLSRAIKEKAINSALIKLNQIGTLTETLNAVELAHRNGMTTVVSHRSGETEDTTIADLAVAVNSGQIKTGSACRTDRICKYNQLLRIEEELGDDAIFWGRKILK from the coding sequence ATGAGTGCCATAGTTGAACTACATGCCCGTGAAATTTTAGACTCTCGCGGAAATCCGACCATCGAAGTCGAAGTATTGACAGAAAGCGGTTATTACGGGAAAGCGGCTGTTCCGTCCGGAGCTTCTACCGGTGAATTTGAAGCCGTTGAATTGCGCGACGGCGATAAAGATCGCTACATGGGAAAAGGAACACTGAAAGCCGTTCAAAACGTCAACGAGATCATCGCGCCGGAAGTCGTCGGTATGGATGTTTTGGAACAAGTGGAAGTAGATAGCACCATGATCGAAATCGACGGCACGCCGAATAAAGCGAAGCTCGGCGCCAACGCCACGCTGGGTGTTTCGCTTGCCGTTGCAAGAGCCGCGGCAGATTATGTTGGGCTACCTTTTTACAAATATATCGGCGGCGTGAATGCCCGTGTTCTACCGGTGCCACAGATGAATATCCTGAATGGCGGAAAACATGCGGACAATAACGTTGATTTGCAGGAATTCATGATTTTCCCGGCGGGTGCGACATCTTTTGCCGAAGCGCTGAGAATGGGCGTCGAAACTTTTCATCAACTGAAAGGCGTATTGAAGAAAAAAGGCATGAACACGTCCGTTGGCGATGAAGGCGGATTTGCGCCGAATCTTCGCTCGAACGTCGAAGCGATCGAAATCATCCTTGAAGCCGCTGAAAAAACCGGTTACAAGGTTGGCGAACAATTGTTCATTGCTCTCGATCCAGCATCTTCGTCGTTTTATAACACCGAAACACGAAAATATGAATTGAAATCAGAGAACCGCGATCTGTCATCCGAGGAAATGGTTGCTTATTACAAAAACATCATCATGAAATATCCCGTTGTCTCGATCGAAGACGGCATGGCAGAAGAAGACTGGGAGGGCTGGAAACTGATGGTGAAGGAAATGGGTGACAAAATACAGATTGTTGGCGACGACCTGATCGTGACCAATGTCGAACGTTTGTCTCGTGCTATCAAGGAAAAAGCCATTAATTCAGCTCTGATTAAACTGAACCAAATCGGTACTTTAACCGAAACCCTGAACGCCGTCGAATTGGCGCATCGAAATGGCATGACAACAGTTGTTTCGCATCGTTCTGGCGAAACGGAAGACACGACGATTGCCGATTTGGCGGTAGCTGTAAATTCCGGGCAGATCAAGACGGGTTCCGCTTGCCGAACCGATCGGATTTGCAAATATAATCAGTTGTTGAGAATCGAGGAAGAACTCGGCGACGATGCGATTTTCTGGGGACGTAAAATTTTGAAATGA
- a CDS encoding motility protein A (Homolog of MotA, appears to be involved in motility on surfaces and under different ionic conditions. With MotS (a MotB homolog) forms the ion channels that couple flagellar rotation to proton/sodium motive force across the membrane and forms the stator elements of the rotary flagellar machine.), whose protein sequence is MDVATLIGLIVGVVLVIYSIAANQGEAIYFWNFPSLLLVLGGTIAATFVNYPAKDLWSVFRVVKNAFKRNKQEYQEVIDKFYDLSSKARKNGLMSLESDLSTINDKFMRNGIELAINEKDQARLRNYLDLELSNTDKRHTIGQEIFFYMGTYAPAFGMVGTIVGLIIMMKNFTIGTASRAGGGLTSAFQFDMGTQMKTLLGGMGLALLTTFYGLILANLVFIPLGGKLKRRSDEEIMLKQIMIEGILCLHNRDHPLVVREKLNTFVPRSERKEEKKERT, encoded by the coding sequence ATGGATGTTGCGACGCTAATCGGTTTGATCGTAGGTGTTGTTCTTGTGATTTACTCGATTGCCGCCAACCAAGGAGAGGCAATTTACTTCTGGAATTTTCCATCGCTTCTGCTTGTGCTGGGCGGAACCATCGCCGCAACATTTGTTAATTATCCCGCAAAAGACCTCTGGAGCGTATTTCGTGTCGTCAAAAACGCTTTTAAACGCAATAAACAGGAATATCAGGAAGTCATCGACAAGTTCTATGACCTGTCTAGTAAAGCCCGAAAAAATGGCTTGATGTCACTGGAGTCCGATCTTTCCACTATCAATGACAAATTTATGAGAAATGGTATTGAACTTGCCATTAATGAAAAAGATCAAGCCCGCCTACGCAATTACCTTGATTTGGAGCTCTCCAATACAGACAAACGGCATACAATCGGGCAGGAGATCTTTTTTTATATGGGAACATATGCGCCCGCGTTCGGAATGGTTGGAACAATAGTTGGACTTATCATCATGATGAAGAATTTTACTATTGGGACAGCTTCGCGTGCTGGCGGCGGTTTAACATCCGCGTTTCAGTTTGATATGGGTACTCAGATGAAAACGCTTCTGGGCGGTATGGGCCTTGCCTTATTGACGACTTTCTACGGATTGATTTTAGCCAATCTCGTCTTTATCCCGCTGGGCGGAAAACTTAAACGCCGCAGTGATGAGGAAATCATGCTAAAGCAGATCATGATTGAGGGAATTCTTTGTCTTCACAACCGCGATCACCCCCTTGTGGTCCGCGAGAAATTGAATACGTTCGTTCCGCGAAGCGAACGTAAAGAGGAGAAAAAAGAGCGGACGTGA